Proteins from a single region of Methanoculleus taiwanensis:
- a CDS encoding PRC-barrel domain-containing protein, with protein sequence MYPYRPCPGVADASGQAWEMSAMAEGRSGMVMERRVRETGAEWYMSGDDVMGKSVINPQGEDLGKISDMRIAFPQGRVEYVVLRYGGVLGMGGKHFAVPVEALTYRSRDDVLVANIAKDTLDKAAGFSENDWPREPDWNLIESARVRAPPSREEAEVVTTERVEVRDQPRQR encoded by the coding sequence ATGTACCCCTACCGCCCCTGCCCCGGTGTGGCCGATGCATCCGGGCAGGCCTGGGAGATGAGTGCAATGGCTGAAGGAAGATCCGGAATGGTCATGGAGCGAAGGGTGCGGGAGACCGGGGCGGAGTGGTATATGTCGGGCGACGACGTGATGGGCAAGAGCGTCATCAACCCGCAGGGAGAAGACCTTGGAAAGATATCCGATATGCGGATCGCTTTCCCCCAGGGCCGGGTCGAGTACGTCGTCCTCAGATATGGGGGCGTGCTCGGCATGGGTGGGAAGCATTTTGCCGTTCCGGTTGAGGCACTGACGTACCGGTCGAGGGATGATGTCCTCGTCGCGAACATAGCAAAAGATACCCTGGACAAAGCGGCAGGTTTTTCGGAGAACGACTGGCCGAGGGAGCCGGACTGGAACCTGATTGAGTCTGCCAGAGTCCGGGCACCCCCGAGCAGGGAAGAAGCGGAGGTCGTCACGACGGAGCGGGTCGAGGTGCGCGACCAACCCCGGCAGAGGTAG
- a CDS encoding hemerythrin domain-containing protein, which translates to MAQNVIDILKQEHEEVLSILEKLSSKGISDRSSMYSSMKSALLPHMEGEERAVYPAFDQAGMHERVLESIEEHNAVKTLLGQLDSASMSNEDEWVARMKVIRENVQHHVKEEEEIFPKARQSFSSGDLEEMGSRFEEAKGKVPMAAR; encoded by the coding sequence ATGGCACAAAACGTGATTGATATCCTGAAACAGGAGCACGAGGAGGTTCTCTCGATACTCGAGAAACTGTCGAGCAAGGGCATCAGCGACCGAAGCAGCATGTATTCTTCGATGAAGAGTGCTCTCCTGCCGCACATGGAGGGTGAGGAGAGGGCCGTCTATCCTGCATTTGATCAGGCGGGCATGCACGAGAGGGTTCTGGAATCGATAGAGGAGCACAACGCCGTGAAAACCCTGCTCGGCCAGCTCGACAGCGCCTCCATGTCGAACGAGGACGAGTGGGTTGCCAGGATGAAGGTGATCCGGGAGAACGTCCAGCACCATGTCAAGGAAGAGGAGGAGATCTTCCCGAAAGCCCGACAGTCGTTCAGCAGCGGCGACCTTGAGGAGATGGGCAGCCGGTTTGAAGAAGCAAAAGGGAAAGTGCCGATGGCAGCACGCTGA
- a CDS encoding hybrid sensor histidine kinase/response regulator, whose product MPDTAGAEPIPVLYVDDEPALLEVTKLYLERTGGFAVDILSDPRQAPLQAASGRYEAVVSDYQMPGMDGITLLKTIRQSGCTVPFIIFTGKGREEVVIEALNSGADFYLQKGGDPRAQFAELAHKLRQAVKARRAEIELAAQTDFLESLIGYANAPIIVWNPELVVTRFNRAAENLTGIPVAEAVGSPLTALFLDNCPETCTALARTTLTGERLEAAEIPIRHRSGTVRTVLWNSSHILDRDGNRIVATIAQGQDITDRKRAEKALRESEERYRAIVENTGTAIVIVEEDATISLVNAEFVRQSGYSREEIEGKRRWTEFVNPADRDRMLEQHRLRRTDPAKALHQYEFRFIARDGTAYDILMTIGSIPGTSRSIASLLDITGRKQTERMLIQQHEELGSAYEELTAIEEELRSSFDELAATGEHLRESERRFADIIEFLPDATFVIDTDRKVIAWNRAIQEMTGIAAAEVVGKGDYEYARLFYGERRPVLIDLVLKGDETSLRERYSRISHSRQSAVIETENARVKGKSVVLWATAAPLYDGTGAVVGAIESIRDITEQRAGEQALLQANEELLATNEQLAAAEEELRQQVDEIAAAHRKLRESEEQFRSVYWWTSDMVAFHRLVRDENRGAVDYEIIDCNPTFTEITGISSQQAIGSPASRLYGSVPPPFLKTYERVVASGDAVRFETYYSPLKRHFSISAIPMGDDGFATVTHDISDLRCREEALQEKNNALLDANERLSAVEEELRQQVNEIAAAQQELAKSEERYRDVVESQTEIICRFTPDGVFLFANEAFLRYFGLTRETLIGKRFYPAVPEEEREQVSAFFASLTPAHPAAMNEHRVIQNDGGVRWLRWSGRAIFDPSGRIIEYQSVGRDVTEQKETGEKLQAYQERLEGAMAMGNLAWWQMDCDTGNVAFSDQKAEMLGYPRERFSHYSDFVALIHPDDCTAAMQAMRNHLEGTVSRYDVEYRIRAASGEYLWFRDTGGITDRGSDGRPRRVTGIVVDITDRRRMEERLRESEAKSRTLVEHALEGTLVLDRRGTVLLANRAAAAVAGYGEKGLLIGRNIMEFIAPESQEAAACRVEELARGNDVSDDEYVILTPESHRIFVECTGKRIVYEGEPAMLLSFRNVTDRKQAEEALRAANEKLNLLSGVTRHDILNMVTGILGYIELAREISPDPLITYYLERLEAATGRIQSQIEFSRVYQNLGTTEPHWQDLRSIATGLQVPQGVVFSVECTPGEVYADPMLVKVFENLVDNSVRHGERVSAIRISSVADDEGLTVVYEDDGIGIPDAQKERIFERGVGRNTGLGLFLIRRILAITGMTIIENGDAGWGVRFEIRIPAGVWRAESGG is encoded by the coding sequence GATATTCTCTCGGATCCGAGGCAGGCGCCCCTGCAGGCGGCATCCGGACGCTACGAGGCCGTCGTCTCCGATTACCAGATGCCGGGAATGGACGGTATCACACTGCTCAAGACGATCCGCCAGTCGGGCTGCACCGTCCCGTTCATCATATTCACCGGCAAGGGCCGGGAAGAGGTCGTGATCGAGGCCTTGAACAGCGGTGCTGATTTTTACCTCCAGAAAGGAGGAGACCCGAGGGCTCAGTTTGCCGAACTTGCACATAAGCTGCGGCAGGCCGTCAAGGCGCGGCGGGCGGAGATCGAACTTGCGGCGCAGACCGATTTTCTCGAGAGTCTCATAGGATACGCAAACGCTCCGATCATTGTCTGGAACCCGGAACTCGTCGTCACCCGGTTCAACCGCGCCGCCGAGAACCTGACCGGCATACCGGTCGCCGAAGCTGTCGGAAGCCCGCTCACCGCCCTTTTTTTGGATAATTGTCCCGAAACCTGCACTGCGCTGGCCCGGACGACACTGACCGGCGAACGGCTTGAAGCGGCGGAGATCCCTATCCGCCACCGCTCGGGCACCGTTCGAACCGTCCTCTGGAACTCTTCGCATATCCTCGACCGGGACGGAAACCGGATCGTTGCGACGATCGCCCAGGGCCAGGATATCACCGACCGGAAACGGGCGGAAAAAGCCCTCCGGGAGAGCGAGGAGCGGTATCGGGCGATAGTCGAGAATACCGGAACGGCCATCGTCATCGTCGAAGAGGACGCGACGATCAGCCTCGTCAACGCAGAGTTCGTCCGGCAATCGGGCTACTCCCGCGAGGAGATCGAGGGAAAACGACGGTGGACCGAGTTCGTCAACCCGGCCGACCGCGATCGGATGCTCGAGCAGCACCGGCTTCGGAGAACCGACCCGGCGAAGGCACTGCATCAGTATGAGTTCCGGTTCATTGCCCGCGATGGAACGGCGTATGACATACTCATGACGATCGGGAGTATCCCCGGAACCAGCAGGAGCATAGCATCCCTGCTCGACATTACCGGGAGGAAACAGACTGAGAGGATGCTTATCCAGCAGCATGAGGAGCTCGGCTCGGCTTATGAGGAACTCACCGCGATCGAAGAGGAACTCCGGTCAAGTTTCGACGAACTCGCCGCCACCGGGGAGCATCTGCGGGAGAGCGAACGCCGGTTTGCCGATATCATCGAGTTCCTCCCGGATGCCACCTTCGTCATCGATACCGACCGGAAGGTCATCGCCTGGAACCGGGCGATCCAGGAGATGACGGGTATTGCAGCGGCCGAGGTCGTCGGAAAAGGAGATTATGAGTATGCCCGCCTCTTTTACGGGGAGCGGCGGCCGGTTCTCATCGATCTTGTACTGAAAGGTGACGAAACGTCTCTCCGCGAGCGGTACTCCCGGATCAGCCACAGCCGGCAGAGCGCCGTAATCGAGACGGAGAATGCCCGGGTGAAAGGAAAGAGCGTGGTGCTCTGGGCAACGGCTGCGCCGCTCTACGATGGAACCGGAGCGGTCGTCGGCGCCATCGAGTCCATCCGTGATATTACGGAGCAGCGAGCGGGGGAGCAGGCTCTCCTCCAGGCGAATGAAGAGCTTCTGGCAACGAACGAACAGCTGGCGGCAGCGGAAGAAGAACTCCGCCAGCAGGTGGACGAGATTGCAGCGGCGCACCGAAAACTCCGGGAGAGCGAAGAGCAGTTCCGGTCGGTCTATTGGTGGACATCCGATATGGTGGCCTTCCACAGATTGGTGCGCGACGAGAACAGAGGCGCCGTCGACTACGAGATCATCGACTGCAATCCGACGTTCACCGAGATCACCGGCATCTCTTCCCAGCAGGCGATCGGATCGCCGGCCTCCCGATTGTACGGCTCCGTTCCCCCGCCGTTCCTGAAGACCTACGAAAGAGTCGTCGCATCGGGGGATGCCGTACGTTTCGAGACGTACTATTCGCCTCTGAAGAGACACTTCAGCATCTCTGCCATCCCGATGGGTGACGACGGATTCGCAACGGTCACCCACGATATTAGCGATCTGAGATGCCGTGAAGAAGCGCTTCAAGAGAAGAACAACGCACTGCTCGATGCGAACGAGCGTCTGAGCGCTGTCGAAGAGGAACTCCGTCAGCAGGTGAACGAGATCGCAGCGGCGCAACAGGAACTTGCAAAGAGCGAAGAACGCTACCGGGACGTCGTCGAGAGCCAGACCGAGATCATCTGCCGGTTCACGCCGGATGGAGTGTTCCTCTTTGCCAACGAGGCGTTCCTGCGGTACTTCGGTCTTACCCGGGAGACCCTGATCGGGAAACGCTTCTACCCCGCTGTTCCGGAGGAGGAACGGGAACAGGTCAGCGCTTTCTTCGCATCCCTCACACCGGCACATCCGGCTGCGATGAACGAGCACCGGGTTATCCAAAACGACGGCGGCGTCCGATGGCTCCGGTGGAGCGGGCGGGCGATCTTCGATCCGAGCGGACGGATCATCGAGTACCAGTCCGTCGGCCGGGACGTTACAGAGCAGAAAGAGACCGGAGAGAAACTGCAGGCTTACCAGGAGAGGCTTGAAGGAGCGATGGCGATGGGAAACCTCGCCTGGTGGCAGATGGACTGCGATACCGGGAACGTGGCGTTCAGCGACCAGAAAGCGGAGATGCTCGGGTATCCCCGGGAACGGTTCTCACACTACTCCGATTTCGTTGCCCTGATCCACCCGGACGACTGCACCGCGGCCATGCAGGCGATGCGAAACCACCTCGAGGGGACGGTCTCCCGCTACGACGTAGAGTACCGGATCCGTGCAGCCTCCGGCGAATACCTCTGGTTCCGTGACACGGGAGGCATAACCGACCGCGGATCCGATGGGCGACCGCGGCGCGTCACCGGTATCGTGGTCGATATCACCGACCGGAGACGTATGGAGGAGAGGCTCCGGGAGAGCGAGGCGAAGTCACGTACGCTGGTCGAGCATGCGCTTGAGGGCACGCTCGTCCTCGACCGGAGAGGAACCGTCCTTCTTGCCAACAGAGCGGCTGCAGCCGTTGCAGGCTACGGGGAGAAGGGTCTCCTGATCGGCAGGAACATCATGGAGTTCATCGCCCCGGAATCACAGGAGGCTGCCGCCTGCCGGGTGGAAGAGCTTGCCCGCGGGAACGACGTCTCGGATGACGAATACGTTATCCTGACACCGGAATCCCACCGCATCTTCGTGGAGTGCACCGGAAAAAGAATCGTGTACGAGGGAGAGCCGGCAATGCTGCTCTCGTTCCGCAACGTCACCGACCGCAAGCAGGCGGAAGAGGCGCTCCGGGCTGCAAACGAAAAACTCAATCTCCTCTCCGGCGTCACCCGGCACGACATCCTCAATATGGTGACCGGCATCCTCGGCTATATCGAACTTGCACGGGAGATCTCACCGGATCCGCTTATCACCTACTACCTTGAGAGACTGGAGGCGGCGACCGGGAGGATACAGTCCCAGATCGAGTTCTCCCGGGTCTACCAGAACCTCGGCACCACCGAACCGCACTGGCAGGATCTCCGCTCAATTGCCACGGGACTGCAGGTGCCGCAAGGGGTTGTCTTCTCGGTCGAGTGCACCCCCGGAGAGGTCTATGCGGATCCGATGCTCGTGAAGGTCTTTGAGAACCTGGTCGATAACTCCGTCCGCCACGGAGAACGGGTATCGGCGATCCGGATCTCCTCCGTTGCAGACGACGAGGGTCTGACCGTCGTATACGAAGACGACGGGATCGGGATCCCGGACGCCCAGAAGGAACGGATATTCGAGCGCGGCGTCGGGAGGAATACCGGGCTCGGGCTCTTCCTCATCCGCAGGATCCTTGCCATAACCGGAATGACCATCATCGAGAACGGCGATGCCGGGTGGGGGGTCAGGTTTGAGATCCGCATTCCCGCCGGGGTGTGGAGAGCCGAAAGCGGCGGATAA